From Flaviflexus ciconiae:
TTGGATCGTTACCTTGCACAGCTCCTGATTTGCTTTGCCAATATAAGAGTCTGTCAGGTTGTCGCGATATTCCTCATTCAATGCACCGGGGTCCACCCCGCATACAACCTCGTGCAGGGTCGCGTCCCACTGGAACGGCTCTTCGTCCCCGACTTGTTCTGCGGAACGGTAAGCAGGCTCTCCGAAATACCACGGCAGTGCAGGAATTGTACCGTCAGGTCCGGGTGCAACATCCCAGTCCATCGGTCCATCGGAATAGTCCGGGATTTCTACGTCATCAATATCCGGGGTGAGAGTCCGAGGCTCATAGACAGGTTCCTCCGGCTCGCTAGGCTCACCCTCCGTTGCCTCATCTGTCTCCCCAGTCTCGTCGGGCGTGGGTGACTCCGTGGCCTCGGTGGTGTTGTCGTCGGCTCCGGTGTTGTCGGTGGCATCCTCGTCGGATGTGGTTGCATCGCTACATGCGGCAACGATAAGTAGTGCTACCGCCGCAGACGTTGTCAGCTTCATTGCTCTCATGACCACCACACTACGGAACCAGGGCACACGGGGCGCGGCGAAAGATTGGTAGATACCGAGCTGGAATCTTCTGTTATCGGACTGCAGTGTTCCTATTTTCTGTCGAACTTTCCATCATCATGTTGCATGCCCCGCACGGAAATCGTTTCGGGTCCAGTGGCTTGGGACCTTTGGCCAGGTTGCACTAATTGGTGTCGTTAGGCTGATTATGAACCGCCGCTTTCGGCGTCGTGTCGGCAATTGAGAGATGAGTGATTTGCGTGCCTGCTATTCAACACATGAAGAGTGCTGGATTCATTCTGTGGGGCATTTTGTCGTCCTTTTTCGGAATCCTATTGGGTGGGATTGCCTATTGCATCGCTGTCGATTCGTGGAACTCATATTCTTACTCGTATTCCAGCCGGTCGGACGACACCATTGAAGTGCTGGTCATCTTCGGCATTGTTTTCCTATTCTTGGGTGCAGTACTGCTAACCATCGGTATCTATCGTGCGTTCCGTATGTTTGATGCGATGGGGGAAAAATTTCTTTTTGAGCCCCACGTGCAACAGTCCTATGCCTGGGGCCGCCCAGTCGATCCTAGCTTTGAGGAGAATGTGCCGGTTGGCCCGGCTCCTGGGGCTCATCGGTACCACAGTGTGAGCGCGGAGAACGTCGCGAACCAAGATGATCTCTCCGGTGCTCGAGAGCAACAGTTCCGTCCGGATTCCACGCAACAAGAGTTTTGACGCTAAGCCCTGAATGTGCGCTCTTGAATGCTCGCACCCCAACACCCTCGACGTTATCGGGTTGCTGGGGACGTAGGTCGTTCGGCGAACTCGCCCCGTAAAAAGTAAGGCCCGTCCGATCGGGACGGGCCTTACCAACTATGACACTTGGGAAGTAATGTCGTGACTTCACTCTAAGGCGCCCTTCGAGTCCTTTTCCGGGACTAAAGGCTGGGGATGATGCGCATCACGTATCCGGATGTTGACGCGTAATGGGTGCTGTACTTGATCTGCTCGGAAAGTGCTTGCCGTGGTGATGTCTTCGTCATGGTTTCCGACCCATAGCCTGACCTATTGGCGATTTCTAGCGGATTGTCGACGGTCTCACCGTGGGGAATTGTGCTGATCTGAAAGGTATGCGGTGTAGCATCGAGCCACATCCCAGGAATTCGAGGGGACCTGGGCGCGGTCTCCTACGAGATAAAAGGACGTTGATGAATACTTCTGCAGATGATCAAGCATCGCGCGACGAAGAGGTGCTTGCACGGTCGGAGCGGCTGGAGCGGCTGCCGTTTACGAAGAAACTCGGGAAGCTTCTTGGAACATCGGGTGTTGGATGGGCGCTGGACGCGATGGATGTTGGACTCATCTCCTTCATTGTCGCTGCGCTTGCTGAACAGTGGGGACTGACCGACAGCGAGAAGTCGTGGGTTTTCTCCGTCGGCTTTATTGGCATGGCAGCGGGAGCGACTCTTGGTGGTCTGCTTGCGGACAAGATTGGTCGCCGCTCTGTCTTTGCCCTCACCCTCCTGATCTACGGAATTGCAACAGGGGCTTCGGCCCTTGCTACCTCCCTCGGGGTTCTTCTGGTATTCCGCTTCCTTGTTGGCCTTGGCCTGGGTGCCGAGCTGCCCGTGGCTTCTACGCTGGTATCGGAGTTTGCGCCGAAGAGAATCCGCGGACGCGTCATCGTCTGGCTTGAAGCCTTCTGGGCTATCGGCTGGATCCTTGCCGCTCTGATTGGCTACTTCATTGTCGCCGGTTCGGATGATGGATGGCGGTGGGGCCTTGTCATTGGCGCCGTGCCCGCGATCTACGCACTTGTTATTCGTCTCCACGCACCCGAATCGGTTCGTTTCTTGGAGACCAAGGGCAAGTATGACGAAGCCGAGAAGATTGTTCAGGAATACGAGGAATCTGCCGGCCCTGAATACGAGTACACGGGACCGACCGTCCAGTCCGAGGTGGATGCTGAGAAGTACAAGCTTCCGCAGGTCGATAAGCACCTGACTATTTGGTCGCCCTCGATGAGGCGCCGCACGATTGCCCTGTGGATCATCTGGTTCGCCATCAACTTCTCCTACTACGGCGCCTTCACCTGGATCCCGTCCCTCCTGACAGCGCAGGGCTTCTCGCTGGTTAAGTCCTTCGAGTTCACTCTTATCATCACGCTGGCCCAGATCCCGGGCTATGCTCTCTCGGCCTACCTCATTGAGAAAATTGGCCGCCGTTCCACGCTCGCGATCTTCCTCGCAGGGTCTGCTGTGGCAGCAATTCTCTACGGTCAGGCGGCTGTGGACTGGCAGATCATTGCAGCCGGCATGATGCTGTCCTTCTTCAACCTCGGTGCGTGGGGTGCGCTCTACGCGATTGGCCCAGAGCTATACCCGACGACCGTCCGAGGAACAGGCACGGGAGCCGCTGCCGGCTTTGGTCGTATCGCCTCGATCATCACTCCGCTTCTTGTCCCCCTCTTTATCGGCTGGGGAGGAAACGTTCTCACGTTCACGGTCTTCTCCATTGCGTTTGCAATAGCGGCCGGGGCCGCGTTCTTCCTGCCCGAGCAAAGAGGCAAATCTATTCACTAGAAAGTTCATGAGCTAACCAGATGCTCGATGGCGAACGCCATCGACAAACGTGAATATCCCCGGCTTCATCATTTGATTGCCGGGGATATTCATTTTTCTAACTGTCTGTGTCGAGGTGGCAGCCAACGTCCTCGAAGACACGGAGGAGCACCTCGGCGTCGCCGGGCTGGAGGCGGTTCAGGAACAGTTCCTCCACCTGGGCTGAATGGAGCTGTGCCGCATCACGGAAACAGTCCCTGCCAGCATCGGTGATCGTGGCGACCGCACCACGACGGTCCGCCCTTCGACTTCGCGCGTGACGTAGCCGCGTTCCACAAGGTGCTTGATTCGGTACGTTATTCGTGAAGGAGCGAACACCATCCGGTTGGCGAGCTCGCCCATCCTCATCGAGCCCCCTGCTTCTTTCAGCAGAAGAAGCAGGTTGTAGTCGGTGAGGCTGAGATTTGCTTCGTCCTTGAGCTGCTTTTCCAAGCGGTCACGAAGAAGCGCGGTTGCTTCCCAGTAGGCGCGCCACGCCTGTCGGTCAGTGCCGTGCTCGCGGTGGGCGGGGTTCGCGGACCGAGTCCAGCGACTAACCGTTGAGGAGCTGGTCAAAGGGAATCACCTCGAGATCCTCAAGATTCGTCTCCTTCTTTTTCCGCGGGCGTGCTGGACGACCCTCGAGGAGGCTGGCGAAGCTGGCACCGGCCTTCGCGATCCGCTGATGGATCGGCTCGGTGCGAGTGGAGTCAGCTCCGCCCTCGACCCGGCCCCAGTCGTCCGAGGCGGCGAATACGCTCATGGGCGCCGTAACACCCTTGAGGTAGGCGAACAGCGGCCTCATGGCCTGGTCGATAACGAGCGAGTGGCGGGCGGTTCCTCCCGTGGCTCCCAAGAGAACCGGGGTGCCCGCGAACTCCTCCTCATCGATAAGGTCCCAGAAGGACTTGAACAGGCCCGAGTAGGAAGCCTTGAAGGTCGGGGTGACGGCAATGACGCCGTCTGCCTGCATGACCTGGTCAATAGCCTCTTGGAGCGCGGGGAGTTGTTGTGCGCGATCAGCGCGTTGGAGATGTCCGAGGCGAGGAGCCGAAGCTCAACAACGTGGACCTCGGGTACGACACCGGACCCTGACAGTGCGTCGGTGGCTGCCTCGGCGAGGCGGTCGGCCAACATTCGGCTCTGCGAAGGGTCGCCGAGTCCGCCGGAAACAACGGCGATGTGCCGTGCCTCGGGAGTGAACGGATCGGTCGATTCGAAAGCGTTCTCGATAGCTACCATCAGTTGTTTTCCATCTCCTTAGCGGCGGCCTCAAGCTTGGCCTTGCGCTCCTGTGCGTCCTCCCATGCCTTCGAGCCTTCCTTGCCTCCGGGAACCGGGTCCTCGCCAGCCTGGTGGCGCTTAACAAGGAAGTCGTGGGTCGGTGCGGAAGGAACGTCCTCAGGACGGTTCTTCTTGAATTCTTTGCGCAATACCGGCAGAACGTCTTCGCCGAAGATGTCGAGCTGCTCAAGAACGGTCTTTAGCGGCAGGCCGGCATGGTCGATGAGGAACATCTGACGCTGGTAGTCGCCAACCCAGTCACGGAACTCGAGAGTGCGGTCGATGACCTGCTGGGGCGAGCCGACGGTCAGCGGTGTCATCTCCGTGAAGTCCTCCATCGAGGGCCCGTGGCCGTAAACCGGGGCATTGTCGAAGTAGGGACGGAACTGGCGGACTGCCTCCTGCGAGTTCTTGTGCATGAATACCTGGCCACCGAGAGCGACATAAGCCTGGTGGGCCTTGCCGTGACCGTAGTACTCGTAGCGCTGACGGTAGAGGCGCACCATCTGGATGACGTGCTCCTTGTTCCAGAAAATGTTGTTGTGGAAGAAGCCGTCACCGTAGTAGGCGGCCTGCTCTGCGATCTCGGGGGAGCGGATCGAACCGTGCCACACGAAGGGGGCAACGTCGTCCAGCGGCCT
This genomic window contains:
- a CDS encoding MFS transporter, whose translation is MNTSADDQASRDEEVLARSERLERLPFTKKLGKLLGTSGVGWALDAMDVGLISFIVAALAEQWGLTDSEKSWVFSVGFIGMAAGATLGGLLADKIGRRSVFALTLLIYGIATGASALATSLGVLLVFRFLVGLGLGAELPVASTLVSEFAPKRIRGRVIVWLEAFWAIGWILAALIGYFIVAGSDDGWRWGLVIGAVPAIYALVIRLHAPESVRFLETKGKYDEAEKIVQEYEESAGPEYEYTGPTVQSEVDAEKYKLPQVDKHLTIWSPSMRRRTIALWIIWFAINFSYYGAFTWIPSLLTAQGFSLVKSFEFTLIITLAQIPGYALSAYLIEKIGRRSTLAIFLAGSAVAAILYGQAAVDWQIIAAGMMLSFFNLGAWGALYAIGPELYPTTVRGTGTGAAAGFGRIASIITPLLVPLFIGWGGNVLTFTVFSIAFAIAAGAAFFLPEQRGKSIH
- a CDS encoding MarR family transcriptional regulator, which gives rise to MTSSSTVSRWTRSANPAHREHGTDRQAWRAYWEATALLRDRLEKQLKDEANLSLTDYNLLLLLKEAGGSMRMGELANRMVFAPSRITYRIKHLVERGYVTREVEGRTVVVRSPRSPMLAGTVSVMRHSSIQPRWRNCS
- a CDS encoding LLM class flavin-dependent oxidoreductase — translated: MQFGVFTIGDVTTDPTTGETPTENERIKATVEIAKHAEEVGFDVFATGQHHNPPFVAPGNPPTLLSFLAAQTEKITLSTATTLITTMDPVRLAEDYAYLQHLADGRVDLTMGRGNTGPVYPWFGKDIRAGIPLAVENYNLLYRLWHEEQVDWQGKNRTPLSNFTATPRPLDDVAPFVWHGSIRSPEIAEQAAYYGDGFFHNNIFWNKEHVIQMVRLYRQRYEYYGHGKAHQAYVALGGQVFMHKNSQEAVRQFRPYFDNAPVYGHGPSMEDFTEMTPLTVGSPQQVIDRTLEFRDWVGDYQRQMFLIDHAGLPLKTVLEQLDIFGEDVLPVLRKEFKKNRPEDVPSAPTHDFLVKRHQAGEDPVPGGKEGSKAWEDAQERKAKLEAAAKEMENN